The Halovivax ruber XH-70 genome includes the window CTCATGAGGACGTCGACGGAGACATCGCGGTCGAGTGCCGCCTCGAGTTCGTCGAGGACCGACTCGCCCACCGTCCGGATGTCGATCTGTGGTGACGGATCGGCTGCGACCATGACGATCGTGTCGTCCGCGGCGGTCAACCGTTCGAGCAGGAGGTCGAAGGTGTCTGACGGCCCGATCGCGGCCGTCCAGAACTGCTCCTCGACGGGTTCGCTCGCCACGAGTTCGTTCGAGAGCTCGTCGACGATCGACTGGTACTGGTCGGCCTTCTCTGCCAGTTCTCGTTTCTTGTCCTCCAGCAATCGATCGAGGGCTGTCGATGGCTCGACAGCGACGTACTTCTTCGGTCGACTCGCCGTCTGCGTTCTGACCAGATTGTACTGTTCGATCGAGTTGAGAACGTCGTAGATGCGGCCCATCGGGACGTCGCTCGCCCGTGACAACTCTTTTGCCGTTGTTGGCCCGGTCTTGAGCAGAGACCTGTATGCGCGTGCCTCGTACTCTGACAGCCCGAGGTCCCTGAGGTTCGCCATACCGCTGTCAACCCGCCCGCCCGACTTAAACAATTCGGTAGTTTGATGGCGTTTCGAGTTGTTCGTCTCAGTGATCGGTTCTACAGCCGCCACCCGGTTCGAGAGCCTCGATTCGACGATTCGATTTCGTTGTCCGTCGGCATACGCAAGAAGCAGTATCGAACCGTCTCGGATCGTCAGCTCAGTCGCTCCCGTCCCCTTCCAGCACCGCTGTGACACGAGTCCCGAGCGATTCGGGATCGGTGGCCGGCTCCGCCGTGGTGGTCCCTCTGCTGACGACGGCTGTGCCGGGTTCGGCGTCGGTCGCGTTCGGGACGACGAGTTTTTCGTGATCGGCGATTCGCATCGCCGCCCGGTGCAGATCCGAACCTGGATCGGTCCCGACACGGATGGCGAGGGGTCCATCGAGATATCTCGCGACGGCGGTCCCGTACGCTGCAGCACCGACGCCGAGGCGATCGCTTGCCCCGGCGAAGGCTTCGAGCGCTGATCGGCCAATCGTTCGATAGCGATCCTCCCCGGTGAGGATAGCGAGGTCGAGCAGTGCGTCGGCGAACTCCGCCGTCACGGAGAGCGGCCGGAGCGGCCGCGAGAGCAAGCCGGGTCCCTCCGTCGGTCCATCGACGAACGAGTCGCCGTCTCGCAAGCGGGCGATCGTTTCGTCGGCGACAGCCTGTGCGTCGGCGACTGTGTCGGTGCCGACGACGCTGCGAGCAGTCACGAGCGCCCGGAGCACGCGCGTCTGATCGACGAGCGTGCACGTCGGGCCGGTGCCAGCCGTGTCGTCGATGACGTGGTCGACGACACCGTCGGTAATCCCCCTGGATCGGATCGTTTGCAGGGCCCGATCGGCGTATCGCGTGGCTCGCTCGTCGTCCGTGTAGGCCGCGTACGTGAGCAGGGCGTCGATTGCGAGGGCGTTCTTTCCGGTGTAGATGGTCGGGTCGACCGGCGGATCGTCGGCCCGTTCGCGACCGGTGGCGTCCTGCACGTACTGTGCCGGATCGCCAGGTGCTTGACTTCCGGCGAACGCGCCGGCCGCGTCGCTCGTCCCGTCGGCTGGGGCGGCGCTCGTATCGGCTTGTGGCCGCCACAGGGTCGTCGTCAGATACTCGATGCCTCGCTCGGCGATCGTTCGATAGGAGTCTTCGCCCGTGTGGAGGTAGGCGTTGGCGAACGCCCGGACGAGCGCGGCGTTTTCGTCGAGCAGTTTCTCGTGCTGGAGCCCGGACCAGTCGCGTTCGGTCGCGAAACGGTAGAAGCCACCGTCGTAGTCGTCGAGGAGGTTCGTTCCGACGGCGTCGAAGGCTCGTCGTGCCTGGTCGATGTCGCGTTTGAGCGCGAACTCGAGCGCGGCCGGGTAGGGAAACTTCGGCGCGTCACCCCAGCCGCCCGCCCGATCGTCGGCCGCAGTCTGGAGGGCACCCGTCATTTGCGAGACGATCGTCGAATCGAGCGCTCCCGCCGGTGTGTCGGTCGTTTCGAGCGCTCGGGGGATCCGGCCGGCGTCGCGTCCGTCCGCGTCCCACCGCTCGCGGACCCGTGTCAGGACCTGGCGCATTCCGTCCGAATCGAGGTACCCAGCGCCGGCGATCACCTCCCCGTCGGGCGTGAGGACGACCGTCGATGGGAACCCACCGGAGTTGTATCGGTCGCGCACGCGTGGGTGGCGGTCGGCGTCGACCCGGATCGGGACGAAGTCGTCACGGATCGCGGCGGCGATCCGGGGATCGGCGTAGGTCTCCGAGTCCATCTCGTCGCACGGACGACACCAGCTGGCGGTGATCGAGAGCAAGATCGGTGCGTCGTTCGCTCGTGCAGTGGTGAAGGCGTCGGCCCCCCAGTCGTTCCACTCGACGAGCATCTCGTCGGCCATGTCGGTTTCGAGGCCGGTGAGGCGGGTAAGTCCATCGTTCGCCAGCAGTGCGGCTCCCTGTTCGTCCGCCGTCGACGTCGGAACCCGGTGAAACAAAGGGTTTTGAGCGTGCAGGTTCAAGTACGCCCAATGCTTCGGTGGATACTCGCGTTGCTCTCGATTCCGTTTCTCGACGCCATCCTGCTCGGTGCGGTCGTCGTCTACGTCGACGCCATCGGCTTTCTCGAGATGGTGGCGCTCGTCGTTCTCACGGGCTTCGTGGGGCTCTTGCTCGTCCGCGCGGAGGGCAGGCGGACCCTGCGAAAGATGCAGCGGCGACTCGCCGCTGGTGAACCCCCGACCGACGAACTGCTGGACGGCGGGCTCCTTATCGCCGCAGGGGCGTTCTTGCTTACGCCCGGGCTCGTGACCGACGCCATCGGCTTCCTGATCGCCATTCCGGTCACTCGGATTCCCATTCGGCTGTTCGTCAAGCGAGTGGTCGTCACGCCCTACCTCGATCGGAAGACGGGCGGCTTCGCCACTGGCCAGGTCTGGACGGCCGGCTTCCCCGACGGATCGACCCGGCAGGACGCCAGCTCTTCCGATTCGGGCACCGTCAATCTGGGCGCGGATTCGTACCGGATCGACCCCGACGACGTGACCCAGAACGAGGACGGCTCCTACACGATCGACGAGTCGGGTGACACGGATTCGCGCCCCGATGACGGCGATGACCGCGACGCCGTAGGGCGATGATCGCTCGGACAGAAAGAAACGTTTAAAGGTCCCTCCCCGCTACCATGGAATGCGGAGCGGGCCAATAGCTCAATTAGGTTGAGCGCCACTCTGATAAGGTGGAGGCTCTCGGTTCAAATCCGAGTTGGCCCATTTCTTGCTGACGAACAATCTCGTGAGTCAGCACGACGTGACGGTGATCGGATTTGAGCCCTATCAGTCGCGCACAGCGAACGAAGTGAGCGAGCACGTCTGATTTCGGTTCAAATCCGAGTTGGCCCATCTTCCTGCGGCGAGCAAAGACGCGAGCGACGGCTTTTCATTCAGGGTTTGTGTGCGTTCCATGGGGACGTAATGGGGGGAATCCGCAATAATTGGAATTCTAGTAGGCCTCCGTCGACGTCCCGGTGTCGAGCCGCCCGATTATCGGTCGCCAGTCGGGAGTCGGTGGCTGTCGGTCGTGAGATCGATTCGGCCGGTCCAGACAAGTGCGCCGACGAGGGCGCCCGTGAGACAGACGGGGATCCAGTTACCGTAGAGCGCGTTGATGCCTCCCCAGAGCACGACGAAGCTGACGAGGTCGTCGAGGGCGAACTCGCACGATCGCAGACGCGTCCGGAGGTGGTCGGTCCGGAGTCCGTATTCGAGGGCGACGACGGCGATCGTTCCGCTCAGGAGCCAGCCGAGATAGTTCGAGAGTGGCACGCCGTAGTACGGGCCGGCACCATCGTAGGCCCAGAAGCCGATCGAAACGGCGGCCGGATCGAGGACGAGGTCGATGGTGAGGACGGCGAGGACGGCTCCGCCGAGCCGGACCGGCCAGTTGGTCGATTTCGAGTCCGTCAGGAGCGTCGAGAGCAACGTGGCGTTCAGGACGAGCGGGAGGAAGAACAGCGGGAGCGCCACCGGTACCCCGCCAAGCATCGGTCCGAGAGCCACGGCGTACTGAAACTCCCCGTAGGGCCAGCCGGTGGTCAGCCCGATGTACTCGATGGCGTAGGTGTAGCCGGTCAGTCCGAGGAGGACGCCGACGAGGCGCCTATCTACGACCGGGAGAAGCCCTGCGATGAGCGGCAATCGCATGACGGCGGTCCCGACGAGGACGAGGAGGGGGTTGAACGCGAGCGGTTCCCACAGCAGCCCCTCCGCGCTGGCGACGAGCAGGGCCGCTCCGACGAGGGGGAAGACGACGGCGATCGTCATCCGGTTGTCGCGGACGAACCGATCCAGGCGCTCGGTGCGCGTCCGGCGGTTACGATCCATAGATCACCCGCCAGAGACCGCCCAGGGTCAGCACCATCCCGACGGTCGAGTTGACCGCTGGGAACCACCAGTACGCGCGCGAGATGGTCACGTTCGCCGTGGCGATGGCGCCGACGATGAGCGGGTAGACGAGCAGGAGCGCCCCGATACGGAGGTCCAGGATTCCGAACGTTACCGCGGCGAGCGCCCAGCACACGACGCAGTAGCCGAGGGCTGCGGGCTGGCCGAGGACGGTCGCCGTCGTCCGGATCTCGGCCCGGCGGTCTGGATCGATATCCGGGATCGCCGAGAACGTGTGCATACCCATCGCCCAGAACCAGCCACCGAGGACCGCGAGTGCTGGCGGGTGCGTACCAGCGATAGTGGCGTAGGTGACACCTGCCGGAAGCACGTAGAGTCCGTTCGAGACCGAGTCGAGCAGCGGTCTGGTCTTGAATCGGACCGGCGGAACGCTGTAGGCCGCACCGAGGAGCAGGAAGCCGATCAGATAGTACGTCGCCGGCGGTGAGAGGACGGGAATCAGTGCGAGCCCGACGACGGCACTCGCGACGACCGCGATGATCGTGAGTCGTTCGCCCTCGTAGCGCGCTTCGATGCCCTCCTTCTTGGGGTTCTCGGCATCGACGTCGGCATCGAAGACGTCGTTGACGCCGTAGAGGAAGAGGTTCGCCGGCAACAGGAAGTAGCCGACGATCCCGATCACGACTGGCGACGTGAGCGTCGATGGTGAGTCTGCCGCGTACACAGCCCCGACGAGCGCTGGCCCCGCCAGGTAGAGCCAGAACAGCGGTCGGGATCGGGTGAGCAATCGGCGGACGTGACTCATACGACGTGGGGTTTTCGAGCGCGCTCGTCTTCAATGACCGCGGCAGCCGTGTGTTCGCCGCTGATGAGACACATCGGTACCCCGATCCCTGGCGTCGTGTACGACCCGGTGAAGTAGAGACCGTCGAGCGCGCTGGAGCGATGCCCAGGACGGAGCGGTCCCGTCTGCCGGAGCGTGTGAGCGAGGCCGAGTGCCGTCCCTTCCCGGCTGTTGTACCGGGCGGCGAAGTCCGAGACGGAAAACGTCTCTTCGACGACGATCCGGTCCCGGAGATCTTCGCCCGTGTTGGCCGCGACGTCCGCGAGAATCTGGTCGCGATAGCTGTCGCGAACGGCCGGTCCATCGGGGAGCCCGGGTGCGATGGGAACGAGGAGGAAGCAGCTGCTGTGGCCGTCCGGGGCGACGGTATCGTCGGTCTTCGAGGGTGCACACAGGTAGTAGGCGGGATCGTCCGGCCACGCCGGCTGGTCGAAAATCTGCTGGAAGTGGCCGTCCCATGCCGTCGGGAGGACGAGCGTGTGGTGGGCTAACTCGTCGAGGTCACCTTCGACGCCCAGATAACAGAGAAACGCCGACGGGGCGTACGTTCGTTCGTGCCAGTACTCGGCGTCGTACTGGCGGTCGTCGACCGCGAGAAGTTGCTGTTCCGTGTGTGCGTAATCGGCGTCGCTCACCACGAGCTCGGCCTCGATGGAGTCGGCGTGGTCGTGGACGGTGAACGAACCGCGGCCGCCGTCGATCGCACTCACTTCGAAGCCAGTCCGGTAGTCGACCCCCAGCTCCGTGCCGAGTTCGACGAGCGCGTCGACGACGGTGCCCATGCCGCCGTCCGGATAGTGAACGCCGAGGCCGAAGTCGACGTGGCTCATGAGGTTGTACAGCGCCGGTGTGTTCGTCGGACTGCCACCGAGGAAGACCAGCGAGTACTGGACGACCTGCCTGAGCTTCGGGTGTTCGAAGTACTCGGCGACGTGGTCCTCCATGGACCCGAGGAAGGAGAGCCCGTTCGCGTTCCGGAGGACGTCCACGTCGACGTAGTCCCGGAACCGCGGCCGATC containing:
- a CDS encoding TrmB family transcriptional regulator, with product MANLRDLGLSEYEARAYRSLLKTGPTTAKELSRASDVPMGRIYDVLNSIEQYNLVRTQTASRPKKYVAVEPSTALDRLLEDKKRELAEKADQYQSIVDELSNELVASEPVEEQFWTAAIGPSDTFDLLLERLTAADDTIVMVAADPSPQIDIRTVGESVLDELEAALDRDVSVDVLMSRTLVDELSPNVGKRYRRTLQNRDAFDVRTSELVTGSFNVIDGTEVCIQVPNPLSTGEIFGMIDLKDPDFVSEVYDEFLPQWRQATPLEL
- a CDS encoding DUF255 domain-containing protein — protein: MADEMLVEWNDWGADAFTTARANDAPILLSITASWCRPCDEMDSETYADPRIAAAIRDDFVPIRVDADRHPRVRDRYNSGGFPSTVVLTPDGEVIAGAGYLDSDGMRQVLTRVRERWDADGRDAGRIPRALETTDTPAGALDSTIVSQMTGALQTAADDRAGGWGDAPKFPYPAALEFALKRDIDQARRAFDAVGTNLLDDYDGGFYRFATERDWSGLQHEKLLDENAALVRAFANAYLHTGEDSYRTIAERGIEYLTTTLWRPQADTSAAPADGTSDAAGAFAGSQAPGDPAQYVQDATGRERADDPPVDPTIYTGKNALAIDALLTYAAYTDDERATRYADRALQTIRSRGITDGVVDHVIDDTAGTGPTCTLVDQTRVLRALVTARSVVGTDTVADAQAVADETIARLRDGDSFVDGPTEGPGLLSRPLRPLSVTAEFADALLDLAILTGEDRYRTIGRSALEAFAGASDRLGVGAAAYGTAVARYLDGPLAIRVGTDPGSDLHRAAMRIADHEKLVVPNATDAEPGTAVVSRGTTTAEPATDPESLGTRVTAVLEGDGSD
- a CDS encoding FxsA family protein, with translation MLRWILALLSIPFLDAILLGAVVVYVDAIGFLEMVALVVLTGFVGLLLVRAEGRRTLRKMQRRLAAGEPPTDELLDGGLLIAAGAFLLTPGLVTDAIGFLIAIPVTRIPIRLFVKRVVVTPYLDRKTGGFATGQVWTAGFPDGSTRQDASSSDSGTVNLGADSYRIDPDDVTQNEDGSYTIDESGDTDSRPDDGDDRDAVGR
- the cruF gene encoding bisanhydrobacterioruberin hydratase produces the protein MDRNRRTRTERLDRFVRDNRMTIAVVFPLVGAALLVASAEGLLWEPLAFNPLLVLVGTAVMRLPLIAGLLPVVDRRLVGVLLGLTGYTYAIEYIGLTTGWPYGEFQYAVALGPMLGGVPVALPLFFLPLVLNATLLSTLLTDSKSTNWPVRLGGAVLAVLTIDLVLDPAAVSIGFWAYDGAGPYYGVPLSNYLGWLLSGTIAVVALEYGLRTDHLRTRLRSCEFALDDLVSFVVLWGGINALYGNWIPVCLTGALVGALVWTGRIDLTTDSHRLPTGDR
- a CDS encoding prenyltransferase, producing the protein MSHVRRLLTRSRPLFWLYLAGPALVGAVYAADSPSTLTSPVVIGIVGYFLLPANLFLYGVNDVFDADVDAENPKKEGIEARYEGERLTIIAVVASAVVGLALIPVLSPPATYYLIGFLLLGAAYSVPPVRFKTRPLLDSVSNGLYVLPAGVTYATIAGTHPPALAVLGGWFWAMGMHTFSAIPDIDPDRRAEIRTTATVLGQPAALGYCVVCWALAAVTFGILDLRIGALLLVYPLIVGAIATANVTISRAYWWFPAVNSTVGMVLTLGGLWRVIYGS
- a CDS encoding phytoene desaturase family protein translates to MTAPTSVQNRSVCVVGGGFGGLATACYLADAGFDVTVVEKTDQLGGRASTLERDGFTFDMGPSWYLMPDVFERFFAAFDRTPTDYYDLTHLDPHYRIFWKDGERMDVTEDVEATKRTFERYETGAGDALERYLAKAAETYEIGMEHFVYTDRPRFRDYVDVDVLRNANGLSFLGSMEDHVAEYFEHPKLRQVVQYSLVFLGGSPTNTPALYNLMSHVDFGLGVHYPDGGMGTVVDALVELGTELGVDYRTGFEVSAIDGGRGSFTVHDHADSIEAELVVSDADYAHTEQQLLAVDDRQYDAEYWHERTYAPSAFLCYLGVEGDLDELAHHTLVLPTAWDGHFQQIFDQPAWPDDPAYYLCAPSKTDDTVAPDGHSSCFLLVPIAPGLPDGPAVRDSYRDQILADVAANTGEDLRDRIVVEETFSVSDFAARYNSREGTALGLAHTLRQTGPLRPGHRSSALDGLYFTGSYTTPGIGVPMCLISGEHTAAAVIEDERARKPHVV